Proteins from one Microbacterium proteolyticum genomic window:
- a CDS encoding alpha-ketoacid dehydrogenase subunit alpha/beta has protein sequence MAKRKRLNTGIEWVQLETTAADWKAADPELLGTMLGQLHLIRAFEEAVLDLAGAGLVHGPAHSSIGQEGGAVGSIVSLRPADAVNGSHRGHHQFLAKTLAYVSGGALDPAALVTPDVQTLLDRTLAEILGLASGFSGGRGGSMHLQWLEAGALGTNAIVGGGAPLATGHAWAQKHAGTSDVSINYFGDGSSQIGSVLESMNLAATWKLPVAFFIENNLYAVSTRADEASADIRFSVRGQGFSIPAWRVDGMDPLAVHLATGEALERMRAGEGPAIVEAEVYRFFHQNGPYPGSAFGYRTKDEEGQWRARDPLERMASEMRRLGLLDDTEAQAVREQAVAAVAQSVAAVVEGDPERPGRRRIRPELWPDPAVVDTGIRGDASELDALTASEPARWTGGWRDLKFVDAVAQTMDRRMETDPRIIVLGEDVHRLGGGTNGATKGLVEKYGPDRVIGTPISENGFFGAAGGIAMDGRFRPVVEFMYPDFMWVAADQVFNQVGKARHMFGDNNTVPLVLRTKIAMGSGYGSQHLMDPAGIFATQAGWRIVAASTAADYVGLMNAALALEDPVLVIEHVDLYGLPDRVPDADLDYVIPPGSAAVRREGNDVTVLTYLSMVGHTLEAVEQTGTDAEVIDLRWLDRASLDWDTIGESIRKTNAVLIVEQGSRGPSYGAWLADEIQRRFFDWLDQPVERVTGGEASPSISKVLERAAIARTEEVVAGLERVRAAGGIR, from the coding sequence ATGGCCAAGCGGAAACGGCTGAACACCGGAATCGAGTGGGTGCAGCTGGAGACGACCGCCGCGGACTGGAAGGCGGCCGACCCGGAATTGCTCGGGACGATGCTCGGTCAGCTGCATCTCATCCGGGCCTTCGAGGAGGCGGTGCTCGACCTCGCGGGCGCGGGCCTCGTGCATGGCCCCGCGCACTCCAGCATCGGGCAGGAGGGCGGCGCGGTCGGCTCGATCGTCTCCCTCCGACCCGCGGATGCCGTGAACGGCTCGCACCGCGGACACCACCAGTTCCTCGCCAAGACGCTCGCGTACGTCTCCGGCGGTGCGCTCGACCCGGCCGCCCTCGTGACGCCGGACGTCCAGACGCTGCTCGACCGCACGCTGGCCGAGATCCTCGGACTCGCCTCCGGTTTCTCGGGTGGCCGCGGCGGCTCGATGCACCTGCAGTGGCTCGAGGCCGGAGCTCTGGGCACCAACGCGATCGTCGGCGGCGGCGCCCCGCTCGCCACCGGCCACGCGTGGGCGCAGAAGCACGCCGGCACGTCCGATGTGTCGATCAACTACTTCGGCGACGGGTCGAGCCAGATCGGTTCGGTCCTCGAGTCGATGAACCTCGCGGCGACGTGGAAGCTGCCGGTGGCCTTCTTCATCGAGAACAACCTCTACGCGGTGTCGACCCGCGCTGACGAGGCCAGCGCCGACATCCGCTTCTCCGTGCGCGGCCAGGGCTTCTCGATCCCCGCGTGGCGGGTGGACGGCATGGACCCCCTCGCCGTGCACCTCGCCACGGGCGAAGCGCTCGAGCGCATGCGCGCGGGGGAGGGCCCCGCGATCGTCGAGGCCGAGGTCTACCGCTTCTTCCACCAGAACGGCCCCTACCCGGGCAGCGCATTCGGATACCGCACCAAGGACGAGGAGGGCCAGTGGCGCGCGCGCGATCCGCTGGAGCGAATGGCATCCGAGATGCGTCGGCTCGGCCTCCTCGACGACACTGAGGCGCAGGCGGTCCGCGAGCAGGCCGTTGCCGCCGTGGCGCAGTCGGTCGCCGCCGTGGTAGAGGGAGACCCCGAGCGCCCCGGCCGACGCCGCATCCGCCCCGAGCTGTGGCCCGACCCCGCGGTGGTGGACACCGGCATCCGGGGGGATGCCTCCGAGCTCGATGCCCTCACGGCATCCGAACCCGCGCGGTGGACCGGCGGGTGGCGCGACCTGAAGTTCGTCGACGCCGTCGCGCAGACCATGGACCGCCGCATGGAGACCGACCCCCGCATCATCGTGCTCGGTGAGGACGTGCACCGCCTCGGCGGCGGCACGAACGGCGCGACGAAGGGGCTGGTCGAGAAGTACGGCCCCGACCGCGTCATCGGCACCCCGATCAGCGAGAACGGCTTCTTCGGCGCCGCCGGCGGCATCGCGATGGACGGCCGGTTCCGCCCCGTCGTGGAATTCATGTACCCCGACTTCATGTGGGTGGCCGCCGACCAGGTGTTCAACCAGGTCGGCAAGGCGCGGCACATGTTCGGCGACAACAACACCGTCCCGCTCGTGCTGCGGACCAAGATCGCGATGGGGTCCGGCTACGGCTCGCAGCACCTCATGGACCCCGCCGGGATCTTCGCGACGCAGGCGGGGTGGCGCATCGTCGCGGCCTCGACCGCCGCGGACTACGTGGGACTCATGAACGCCGCGCTCGCCCTCGAGGACCCGGTGCTCGTGATCGAGCACGTCGACCTCTACGGCCTACCCGACCGCGTCCCCGACGCCGACCTCGACTACGTCATCCCGCCTGGGTCCGCCGCCGTGCGCCGGGAGGGGAACGACGTCACCGTGCTCACCTACCTGTCGATGGTCGGCCACACGCTCGAAGCCGTCGAACAGACCGGGACGGATGCCGAGGTCATCGACCTCCGCTGGCTCGACCGCGCTTCGCTCGACTGGGACACCATCGGCGAGAGCATCCGCAAGACCAATGCCGTCCTCATCGTCGAGCAGGGGTCCCGCGGGCCGTCCTACGGGGCCTGGCTCGCCGACGAGATCCAGCGTCGGTTCTTCGACTGGCTGGATCAGCCGGTCGAACGCGTCACCGGCGGCGAGGCGAGCCCGAGCATCTCGAAGGTGCTCGAGCGGGCCGCCATCGCCCGCACGGAAGAGGTCGTCGCAGGCCTCGAGCGCGTGCGTGCGGCAGGAGGGATCCGCTGA
- a CDS encoding VOC family protein — translation MGLPGLRGSDHIGFTVPDLDEAETFLVGVLGAVPVYTLPGRSGEGDWMTRQLGVHPRTAIREIRFYRLGNGTNLEVFAYDAADGQSPPPRNSDIGGHHLALYVDDLDAAVAHLRAHGVDVMGEPVVSGAASTGQRWIYFRAPWGMQFELVSFPDGKAYEQDAETLLWHPARPAE, via the coding sequence ATGGGACTTCCGGGGCTGCGCGGCAGCGACCACATCGGCTTCACCGTGCCCGATCTCGACGAAGCTGAGACGTTCCTCGTCGGCGTCCTCGGCGCGGTGCCGGTGTACACGCTCCCCGGCCGCAGCGGCGAGGGCGACTGGATGACACGGCAGCTCGGGGTGCACCCGCGGACGGCGATCCGCGAGATCCGGTTCTACCGCCTCGGCAACGGCACGAACCTTGAGGTCTTCGCGTACGACGCCGCCGACGGACAGTCCCCTCCCCCGCGCAACAGCGACATCGGCGGGCACCACCTCGCCCTCTACGTCGACGACCTGGATGCCGCGGTCGCCCACCTCCGCGCCCACGGCGTCGACGTCATGGGCGAACCGGTCGTCAGCGGCGCCGCTTCGACAGGGCAGCGCTGGATCTACTTCCGCGCCCCGTGGGGCATGCAGTTCGAACTCGTGAGCTTCCCCGACGGCAAGGCCTACGAGCAGGATGCCGAGACGCTGCTGTGGCACCCCGCGAGGCCCGCCGAATGA
- a CDS encoding GntR family transcriptional regulator, with the protein MSGPLTVARDHGRAGSGIADTLRDEILRGIHPPGTRIRQEDLAARHTTSRIPVREALRILEAEGLVTLVANSGAWVSRLTLAECEELYLVRERIEPVLLGMSAPLLSPDDLDALDDLATRMEQADAEDFLRHDREFHFATYAPARTVMLGDTVVGLWNRTHHYRRAFVTAAHARHDGTAHLDHRLLVAALRRGDAEEAAHVLERHIRRTRIELERHPEIFGDEPGVR; encoded by the coding sequence ATGAGCGGCCCACTCACCGTCGCCCGCGATCACGGGCGCGCCGGCTCGGGGATCGCCGACACTCTCCGCGACGAGATCCTCCGTGGCATCCATCCCCCCGGGACCCGGATCCGGCAGGAGGACCTCGCGGCCCGGCACACGACGAGCCGCATCCCGGTGCGCGAGGCGCTGCGCATCCTCGAGGCCGAGGGACTCGTGACGCTCGTCGCCAACTCGGGCGCCTGGGTGTCGCGTCTGACCCTCGCCGAATGCGAGGAGCTCTACCTCGTGCGCGAGCGCATCGAGCCGGTGCTCCTCGGGATGAGCGCGCCGCTGCTCTCCCCCGACGACCTGGACGCCCTCGACGACCTCGCCACCCGCATGGAGCAGGCGGATGCCGAGGACTTCCTGCGCCACGACCGGGAGTTCCACTTCGCCACCTACGCGCCGGCGCGCACCGTGATGCTGGGCGACACGGTCGTGGGCCTGTGGAACCGGACGCACCATTACCGCCGCGCCTTCGTCACCGCGGCGCACGCCCGCCACGACGGCACCGCGCACCTCGACCACCGGCTGCTCGTCGCCGCCCTCCGCCGCGGCGACGCCGAGGAGGCTGCCCACGTGCTCGAGCGGCACATCCGGCGCACGCGCATCGAGCTGGAGCGGCATCCCGAGATCTTCGGCGACGAGCCGGGCGTCAGGTGA
- a CDS encoding SDR family NAD(P)-dependent oxidoreductase translates to MSRRYLVVGGTSGIGREIVASLAADGHEVTLTGRDPIAAQAIAEEIGPNVRGIAVDISEPDDIAPALADVGELDGLVLAAIERDANTVRDYDIARARRLVTLKLVGYTETVHTLLDRLVPQRSTGIVLFGGRAKDAPYPGSVTVSTINGGVEGLTTALALELAPLRVNALHPGIIGDSPFWAGKPAGVLEGYSSRTPGGELATMNDVVDATRFLLHNEGVSATNLYVDRGWRIT, encoded by the coding sequence ATGAGCCGCAGGTATCTGGTGGTCGGCGGGACTTCCGGCATCGGACGCGAGATCGTCGCGTCGCTCGCCGCGGACGGCCACGAGGTGACGCTCACGGGCCGTGACCCGATCGCCGCCCAGGCTATCGCCGAGGAGATCGGCCCGAACGTCCGCGGGATCGCGGTCGACATCTCCGAGCCGGACGACATCGCTCCCGCGCTCGCCGACGTCGGCGAACTGGACGGCCTGGTGCTCGCCGCGATCGAGCGCGACGCGAACACCGTGCGCGACTACGACATCGCGCGCGCCCGGCGCCTCGTGACCCTCAAGCTCGTGGGGTACACCGAGACCGTGCACACGCTCCTCGACCGGCTCGTGCCGCAGCGCTCGACTGGCATCGTGCTGTTCGGCGGCCGCGCGAAGGACGCCCCGTATCCCGGGTCGGTCACGGTCTCGACCATCAACGGCGGCGTCGAGGGCCTCACCACCGCCCTCGCGCTCGAGCTCGCGCCGCTGCGCGTCAACGCGCTGCACCCAGGCATCATCGGCGACAGCCCGTTCTGGGCCGGGAAGCCCGCGGGGGTCCTCGAGGGCTACTCGTCGCGCACGCCCGGCGGCGAGCTCGCGACGATGAACGACGTGGTGGATGCCACCCGGTTCCTGCTCCACAACGAGGGCGTCTCGGCGACGAACCTCTACGTCGACCGGGGCTGGCGCATCACCTGA
- a CDS encoding NAD(P)-dependent oxidoreductase — translation MASVGFLGLGSMGAALARRLVDAGHRVHVWNRSPGAAGELVAAGAVACATPAEALAHPVSFSMLADGPAALSVLDAESVASATGSVHVNMASISPAEAGELQGRFAAAGARYVAAPVLGRPTVAAEGKLNVLVAGAPDDVAEVEPYLQLFAARLWPLGEEPSTANAVKIAVNYDIIHAIQAIGESVALVEARGVDPGLFVEILTSTLFAGVVYSGYGGMIARQAYDPPGFDVALGYKDLRLSAEIAGETGTHLPTLAALTAVFERALAEPDLARLDWGAAAEVTRRGLLPGSEDEREGGAV, via the coding sequence ATGGCGTCGGTCGGCTTCCTCGGCCTCGGCTCGATGGGGGCGGCGCTCGCTCGCCGCCTCGTCGACGCCGGGCACCGTGTCCATGTCTGGAACCGTTCGCCCGGCGCGGCGGGCGAGCTCGTCGCCGCGGGGGCCGTGGCGTGTGCGACGCCCGCGGAGGCGCTCGCGCACCCGGTGTCGTTCTCGATGCTCGCCGACGGTCCCGCGGCGCTCTCCGTCCTGGATGCCGAGTCCGTGGCATCCGCGACCGGCAGCGTCCACGTGAACATGGCGTCGATCAGTCCCGCGGAGGCGGGCGAGCTGCAGGGGCGGTTCGCGGCGGCCGGGGCGCGCTACGTCGCCGCTCCGGTGCTCGGGCGGCCCACCGTCGCGGCGGAGGGCAAGCTCAACGTGCTCGTCGCGGGCGCACCCGACGACGTCGCCGAGGTCGAGCCGTACCTGCAGCTGTTCGCCGCGCGCCTCTGGCCGCTCGGTGAGGAGCCGTCGACCGCCAACGCCGTGAAGATCGCGGTGAACTACGACATCATCCACGCGATCCAGGCGATCGGGGAGTCGGTCGCCCTCGTCGAAGCCCGCGGCGTCGATCCCGGGCTGTTCGTCGAGATCCTCACCTCGACGCTGTTCGCCGGGGTCGTGTACAGCGGCTACGGCGGCATGATCGCGCGGCAGGCGTACGACCCGCCCGGGTTCGACGTGGCCCTCGGCTACAAGGATCTGCGGCTCAGCGCCGAGATCGCGGGCGAGACGGGGACGCACCTGCCCACGCTCGCCGCTTTGACGGCGGTGTTCGAGCGAGCCTTGGCCGAACCCGACCTCGCGCGCCTCGACTGGGGTGCCGCGGCGGAAGTCACCCGGCGGGGGCTCCTGCCGGGATCGGAAGACGAGAGAGAGGGAGGTGCGGTATGA
- a CDS encoding M24 family metallopeptidase — protein MKNTGTTGTNGVDWEARVDFDRLRDERLARVKAELERSDLGAVLAFDFSNIRYMTATHIGTWAMDKLIRFSLLTRNTDPISWDFGSAAKHHALYNPWLDVTSSEMDADPHAPHEGTKRPRLESGARAGISTLRGAFPPDAGIAEEVARKIKRELEKFGVADQPLGVDVIELPILFALQQVGIRVVDGQQIFMEARRIKTNDEIRLLTQAASMVDAAYEDLYRFLRPGVRENEAVGLVAKTLYDLGSEYVEGVNAISGERCSPHPHVFSDRLIRPGDPAFFDILHSWNGYRTCYYRTFAVGSASTKQKDAYTRAREYMDRAIALVRPGATTADIVSVWPTAQEFGFADEEAAFALQYGHGVGLSIWEKPIFSRLVSFDHPEELKEGMVFALETYWPSADGWGAARIEEEVVVTATGCEVITKFPAEELLIAGPRYIAVGGPLNNQRDSQSHLNTTWGRGEA, from the coding sequence ATGAAGAACACCGGAACCACGGGCACCAACGGCGTCGACTGGGAGGCGCGCGTCGACTTCGACCGCCTCCGAGACGAGCGCCTCGCGCGCGTCAAGGCGGAGTTGGAGCGGTCGGACCTCGGCGCGGTGCTCGCGTTCGACTTCTCCAACATCCGCTACATGACCGCGACGCACATCGGCACGTGGGCCATGGACAAGCTGATCCGCTTCAGCCTCCTCACCCGCAACACCGACCCGATCTCGTGGGATTTCGGGTCGGCGGCGAAGCACCACGCGCTGTACAACCCGTGGCTGGACGTCACCTCGTCCGAGATGGATGCCGATCCCCACGCGCCACACGAGGGCACCAAGCGTCCGCGGCTCGAGTCCGGGGCGCGCGCGGGGATCTCGACCCTCCGCGGAGCCTTCCCGCCGGATGCCGGCATCGCCGAGGAGGTGGCCCGCAAGATCAAGCGCGAGCTGGAGAAGTTCGGGGTCGCCGACCAGCCGCTCGGCGTCGACGTCATCGAGCTGCCGATCCTGTTCGCGCTGCAGCAGGTCGGCATCCGGGTGGTCGACGGTCAGCAGATCTTCATGGAGGCCCGGCGCATCAAGACGAACGACGAGATCCGGCTGCTCACGCAGGCGGCGTCGATGGTGGACGCAGCGTACGAGGACCTGTACCGGTTCCTGCGCCCCGGTGTCCGCGAGAACGAGGCCGTGGGGCTCGTCGCCAAGACGCTGTACGACCTCGGGTCCGAGTACGTCGAGGGCGTCAACGCGATCTCGGGCGAGCGCTGCTCCCCGCACCCGCACGTGTTCTCCGACCGTCTGATCCGCCCCGGCGACCCGGCGTTCTTCGACATCCTGCACAGCTGGAACGGCTACCGCACGTGCTACTACCGCACCTTCGCGGTGGGGTCGGCGAGCACGAAGCAGAAGGATGCCTACACCCGGGCCCGCGAATACATGGACCGGGCGATCGCCCTCGTGCGTCCGGGTGCCACGACCGCCGACATCGTCTCGGTGTGGCCGACGGCGCAGGAGTTCGGCTTCGCCGACGAAGAGGCGGCCTTCGCGCTGCAGTACGGCCACGGGGTCGGCCTGTCGATCTGGGAGAAGCCGATTTTCTCGCGGCTGGTGTCGTTCGACCACCCCGAGGAGCTCAAAGAGGGCATGGTCTTCGCCCTCGAGACCTACTGGCCCTCCGCGGACGGCTGGGGCGCCGCGCGCATCGAGGAGGAGGTCGTGGTCACCGCGACCGGGTGCGAGGTCATCACGAAGTTCCCCGCGGAAGAGCTGTTGATCGCCGGACCCCGGTACATCGCGGTCGGTGGTCCGCTGAACAACCAGCGCGACTCGCAGTCGCACTTGAACACGACGTGGGGCCGCGGGGAGGCGTGA
- a CDS encoding ATP-binding cassette domain-containing protein, producing the protein MNETPTTVASALTLSGITKTYPGVTALDAVSVDIAAGRVHAVLGENGAGKSTLVGIAAGSVVPDSGTIGLAGREFDRIRPAEARESGLAIVYQIPALAPSLSVVDAVLLLLPASKRPSRRTAAAWVTAHFERLSLKIDPHALVSSLSLREAHLVEIAAALASDPRVLVLDEPTEALGPEETAWLFGQVRGLLEKGVAIVYITHRIPEVMEIGTDLTVLRDGRVVGRGLVADFTADQVVELIVGRSLETTFPDKPLAPAPDATPALEVLELSGPGYDNVSFSVYPGQIVGLAGVEGNGQRRVLRGIAGGGSTGGRILVNGQEVSTRSRRSASAAGVVFLPGDRIGEAMFGKMSIRENAVAGALRAAMPGGFVRRSREYALTREGVAGLAVKTPHYEVPVSALSGGNQQKVLLARGRLGDPKVLLVEDPTQGVDAGARVDIYAFLRELAASGVAVVVLSTDAVELEGLCDRVVVFSRGRVQATLVGDDVDERAITGAAVLSHETASVEVAVTARRRSRGILAGETQAVVLLGLAVALSIVTSFVSSAFLSPLSISQLLAATSVLIFVGLAQLVVVMTGGIDLSIGSVTALSAVILSFFAQQGIGYFLIGVVLALAAGAAVGWVNGLLVTRLSLPPVIATLVSSIAVLGLAQVLRPSPGGSARADVLTTLGLAVAGVPLILALAVAIAVVMWFVIQRTRGGRALRAAGSDPVKANRMGVRVPRTRLLASVTAGVLAALAGLAVYSRSGIGDANAAQALTLTSVTAVVIAGASIFGGSGSALAVAAAGLLLQTVTSSLAFLSLGLSWQYWIQGAFVLFAAVVPLVMVLVRRGRSPGVRGG; encoded by the coding sequence ATGAACGAGACCCCCACGACCGTGGCATCCGCGCTCACCCTCTCGGGCATCACCAAGACCTACCCCGGTGTCACCGCGCTCGACGCGGTCTCGGTCGACATCGCCGCCGGTCGCGTGCACGCCGTGCTGGGCGAGAACGGCGCCGGGAAGTCCACCCTCGTGGGGATCGCGGCGGGGTCGGTGGTGCCGGATTCCGGCACCATCGGCCTCGCCGGGCGCGAGTTCGACCGCATCCGGCCCGCCGAGGCGCGGGAGTCCGGGCTCGCCATCGTGTACCAGATCCCCGCGCTCGCCCCCTCGTTGAGCGTGGTGGATGCCGTCCTGCTGCTGCTTCCCGCGAGCAAGCGCCCTTCGCGCCGCACGGCGGCCGCTTGGGTCACCGCGCACTTCGAGCGCCTGTCGCTGAAGATCGACCCGCACGCGCTCGTGTCGTCGCTGTCGCTGCGCGAGGCGCACCTCGTCGAGATCGCCGCCGCCCTGGCATCCGATCCCCGTGTGCTGGTGCTGGACGAGCCGACCGAGGCCCTCGGGCCGGAGGAGACGGCGTGGCTGTTCGGTCAGGTCCGCGGCCTGCTGGAGAAGGGCGTGGCGATCGTCTACATCACCCACCGGATCCCCGAGGTGATGGAGATCGGCACCGACCTCACGGTGCTGCGCGACGGGCGCGTCGTCGGTCGCGGCCTCGTTGCGGACTTCACCGCCGACCAGGTCGTCGAGCTCATCGTCGGGCGGTCGCTGGAGACCACGTTCCCCGACAAGCCTCTCGCCCCCGCCCCCGACGCGACCCCCGCCCTCGAGGTGCTCGAACTCAGCGGTCCCGGCTACGACAACGTCTCGTTCTCGGTGTACCCGGGGCAGATCGTCGGTCTCGCCGGGGTCGAGGGCAACGGTCAGCGCCGCGTGCTCCGAGGCATCGCCGGCGGCGGCTCGACGGGCGGCCGCATCCTGGTGAACGGTCAGGAGGTGTCGACGCGCTCCCGCCGGTCGGCGTCGGCCGCGGGGGTCGTGTTCCTGCCCGGCGACCGCATCGGCGAGGCCATGTTCGGCAAGATGTCGATCCGCGAGAACGCCGTCGCGGGGGCCCTGCGCGCCGCGATGCCCGGCGGATTCGTCCGCCGCAGCCGCGAGTACGCGTTGACGCGCGAAGGCGTCGCCGGTCTCGCGGTGAAGACCCCGCACTACGAGGTGCCGGTCTCGGCGCTCTCGGGCGGCAACCAGCAGAAGGTCCTGCTCGCCCGCGGGCGCCTCGGCGACCCGAAGGTCCTGCTCGTAGAGGACCCGACGCAGGGTGTCGACGCGGGTGCCCGCGTGGACATCTACGCGTTCCTCCGGGAGCTCGCCGCCTCGGGTGTGGCCGTCGTCGTCCTGTCGACGGATGCCGTGGAGCTCGAGGGCCTGTGCGACCGGGTCGTGGTGTTCTCCCGCGGTCGCGTCCAGGCGACGCTGGTCGGCGACGACGTCGATGAGCGTGCCATCACGGGGGCTGCGGTGCTGTCGCACGAGACGGCGTCCGTCGAGGTCGCGGTGACGGCACGGCGCCGATCGCGCGGCATCCTGGCGGGCGAGACGCAGGCCGTCGTGCTCCTCGGGCTGGCGGTGGCGCTCTCGATCGTCACCTCGTTCGTGTCGTCCGCGTTCCTGAGTCCCCTGAGCATCAGTCAGCTGCTGGCGGCGACGAGCGTCCTGATCTTCGTGGGGTTGGCGCAGCTGGTCGTCGTGATGACCGGGGGCATCGACCTGAGCATCGGATCGGTGACGGCTCTCTCAGCGGTCATCCTGTCGTTCTTCGCGCAACAGGGGATCGGGTACTTCCTCATCGGGGTCGTGCTCGCGCTCGCGGCGGGGGCCGCGGTCGGGTGGGTGAACGGCCTCCTCGTCACGCGCCTCTCCCTCCCGCCTGTCATCGCGACGCTTGTGAGCTCCATCGCGGTGCTCGGTCTCGCGCAGGTGCTGCGGCCGAGCCCCGGCGGGTCGGCCCGGGCCGACGTGCTGACGACCCTCGGTCTCGCCGTCGCCGGCGTGCCCCTGATCCTGGCGCTGGCCGTCGCGATCGCCGTGGTCATGTGGTTCGTCATCCAGCGCACCCGCGGGGGACGCGCGCTGCGGGCCGCCGGCTCCGACCCCGTCAAGGCCAATCGCATGGGCGTGCGGGTCCCGCGGACGCGGCTGCTCGCCTCCGTCACCGCGGGCGTCCTCGCCGCGCTCGCCGGGCTCGCGGTGTATTCGCGGTCGGGCATCGGCGACGCCAACGCGGCGCAGGCGCTGACCCTCACCTCGGTGACGGCGGTCGTCATCGCCGGCGCCAGCATCTTCGGCGGTTCCGGTTCGGCCCTGGCCGTCGCCGCGGCGGGGCTGCTCCTGCAGACGGTGACGAGCTCCCTGGCGTTCCTCTCGCTCGGCCTGTCGTGGCAGTACTGGATCCAGGGGGCGTTCGTGCTCTTCGCCGCGGTCGTCCCGCTCGTCATGGTGCTCGTGCGCCGCGGTCGCTCACCGGGGGTGCGGGGCGGCTGA
- a CDS encoding substrate-binding domain-containing protein, producing the protein MITTAPARRAGLAVIALGALVLAGCSSTNSAGGGSSEGASNLTADIAAGSKGTVDQFTDISAVCPTDGTKVSVGVVDGYGTNTWSKTVLAEIESEAAKCSAISGVEFIAGRGDLEATTSGITSLAAKGTNIILVIPDAGPGEAHLPAIRQATQAGSTVVAFASDPQGTAGTDYLDYTDQIPEFVGKSKAQWIVDQLGSTGGNVVFFGGPSGALVSTQEFAGAKEVFDANPQITLVNTEPIWSNWDPAQAQQAMAGVLSQGTPINAIIADYGASASGIIRAYEAAGQQLPILTSTDDNSLSCGYADLKAKNPGYELATVSSRTWIGRVALRKALAAVSGTSNTEPSLYELALFEDSTGKTAGAVTPDKACLSSAPSDATPSTLLTADEITKLFG; encoded by the coding sequence ATGATCACCACAGCACCCGCACGGCGAGCAGGTCTCGCCGTCATCGCGCTCGGCGCGCTCGTCCTCGCCGGCTGTTCCTCCACGAACAGCGCCGGTGGCGGCAGCTCCGAGGGCGCCAGCAACCTCACCGCCGACATCGCCGCCGGCAGCAAGGGCACCGTCGACCAGTTCACCGACATCTCGGCCGTCTGCCCCACCGACGGCACGAAGGTCTCGGTCGGCGTCGTCGACGGCTACGGCACCAACACGTGGTCCAAGACCGTTCTCGCGGAGATCGAGAGCGAGGCCGCCAAGTGCTCCGCCATCTCGGGCGTCGAGTTCATCGCCGGCCGCGGCGACCTCGAGGCGACGACCTCGGGCATCACGAGCCTCGCCGCCAAGGGCACGAACATCATCCTCGTCATCCCCGACGCCGGTCCCGGCGAGGCGCACCTCCCCGCGATCCGGCAGGCCACCCAGGCGGGTTCCACGGTCGTCGCGTTCGCTTCCGACCCGCAGGGCACCGCCGGCACCGACTACCTCGACTACACCGACCAGATCCCGGAGTTCGTCGGGAAGTCCAAGGCGCAGTGGATCGTCGACCAGCTGGGCAGCACCGGCGGCAACGTCGTGTTCTTCGGCGGCCCGTCGGGCGCCCTGGTCTCGACGCAGGAGTTCGCCGGGGCCAAGGAGGTCTTCGACGCCAACCCGCAGATCACGCTCGTGAACACCGAGCCCATCTGGTCCAACTGGGACCCGGCTCAGGCGCAGCAGGCGATGGCCGGCGTCCTGTCGCAGGGCACGCCGATCAACGCGATCATCGCCGACTACGGTGCATCCGCCTCGGGCATCATTCGCGCCTACGAGGCGGCCGGTCAGCAGCTCCCGATCCTCACCTCGACCGACGACAACTCCCTCAGCTGCGGGTACGCCGACCTGAAGGCGAAGAACCCGGGGTACGAGCTGGCCACCGTCTCCTCGCGCACCTGGATCGGCCGCGTCGCGCTCCGCAAGGCGCTCGCCGCCGTCTCCGGCACCTCGAACACCGAGCCTTCGCTGTACGAGCTCGCGCTCTTCGAGGACTCCACCGGCAAGACGGCCGGGGCGGTCACGCCCGACAAGGCGTGCCTGTCGTCGGCGCCGTCCGATGCGACGCCGTCGACGCTGCTGACCGCCGACGAGATCACGAAGCTCTTCGGCTGA